A single genomic interval of Sebastes umbrosus isolate fSebUmb1 chromosome 11, fSebUmb1.pri, whole genome shotgun sequence harbors:
- the eva1ba gene encoding eva-1 homolog Ba, whose amino-acid sequence MDVKKKEMDLLSNTIAAYAHIKANPESFGLYFVLGVCFGLVLTLCLLVIRISCKPRTNVAPASTPEKKHLKDISEEDEESEDDEDDDGDDVEAPIPLPSTEIPVGNHTSQSNGTLSVNVFTSAEELERAQRLEERERIIREIWRNGQPDILGSGTGTIGRVHYY is encoded by the exons ATGGatgtgaagaaaaaagaaatggacCTCCTGAGCAACACCATAGCTGCATATGCACACATCAAAG CAAACCCAGAGAGCTTCGGCCTTTACTTTGTGCTCGGAGTGTGCTTCGGCCTGGTGCTGACGCTCTGCCTCCTGGTCATCCGCATCTCCTGCAAGCCGCGGACCAACGTGGCCCCCGCCTCCACGCCTGAGAAGAAACACTTAAAGGACATCagcgaggaggacgaggagagcGAGGACGACGAAGACGACGACGGGGACGATGTAGAGGCACCTATCCCTTTGCCCAGCACAGAAATACCTGTCGGTAATCACACCAGCCAGTCAAACGGGACGctgagtgtgaatgtgtttactTCAGCTGAGGAGCTGGAGCGGGCCCAGCGGCTGGAGGAGAGGGAACGCATCATACGTGAGATCTGGAGGAACGGCCAGCCGGACATCCTGGGGTCGGGGACGGGGACTATTGGAAGAGTGCATTACTACTAA